TGCGGACCTGTACAAGCCCGCACCGCAGCAGTGCCACCTGTTCTCGCAACTGGCAGGCGCCGGCTACACGGTCCAGTCGTTGCTGAACCATGACGGCCATTTCGACAATTTCCTGCAGGTGATCCACGACAACATCGGCGTGGCCGATGCGCCGATGATCTCGAACGCGGCCGCGCCGGTCGCGATGCACGCGTTCGACGGCTCGGCGATCAAGGACGACTATGCGACGCTCGCGAACTGGTACGCGCAGCGCGCATCGGTGCCGGGGCCGGTCGCGCTGTACTACAACACGATCAGCCTGCACGACGGCAACCGCGTGGTCGGCAGCGCGCTGACGAGCATCGACTCGTATCCGCAGCGCGCGACGAAAATGATGACCGACTTCGACCGTCTCGCCGACCTGATCGCGCAATCGGGCCGCCGCGCGGTGATCGTGTTCGTGCCCGAGCACGGCGCCGCATTGCGCGGCGACAAGAACCAGATCGCGGGGCTGCGCGAGATTCCGACGCCGCGCATCGTGCACGGGCCGGTCGGCGTGCGGCTCGTCGGCTTCGCCGGCAACCACGGCGCGACGACCGTGATCGAGCAGCCGACCAGCTTCCTCGCGCTCGCGCAGTTGCTGTCGAATCTCGTGTCGAACAGCCCGTTCAAGCCCGGTGCGACGCTCGCGCAATACGCGGCCGATTTGCCGCGCACGCGGATGATCGGCGAGAACGAGGGCACGGTGACGATGCAGACGGCCGCGGGTTACGCGGTGAAAACGCCGGACGGTGTATGGATCGACGAACAGTGACGATAGCTGGCGAAGGCGACGACGATCGCCTGTCGCAACCGAACGACGTGATCGGCCTCGCGCGGCATCTGCCCGCGCTCGATCCCGAGCGCTACGTCGACGAACAGGCGCGCCGCGCGTTCGACGCGTCGCTCGATCGCTGGCCGACGCTCGCGAAGCTGATGGGATTGAAGGCCTGAAGGCACCGCGGCCGGCCCGGATACCGGGTTTTATTGAGCATGGTTGACACGAAACTAGACCGGTCTATATCATTTGGCGCAGTCCACTTGGCGCACGTGTCAGGCTATTCCGTCGAATAGCCGCGCGAGCCGTGCGTATGTTTTATTCGGCAAATGGGCGATAAAAGTCAAATAACGGAGGGTCTATGCGTTCGGCAAGCGCTTTTCTCGTGGGGCTGACGGTTTTGCTGGTTTCCGGCTGCGCGGGTATCGCCGGCAGCACCAACATGCTGACCGACGACAAGATCAAGTCCAGTACCGCCGGCACGCTGGGGTACTCGCCCGATGAACTCGTCATCGTCAACCGCCGCACCGAAGGGACGAATACCTACGTCAACCTGAAGGCCAGGGACGGCAAGGAGTTCGCGTGCACGATCAATGGCGGCAATCTGCTGTCTTTCGGCATGACGAACCCGCCGGTGTGCAACCGCAAGGGGCAGCCGCGCCAGGGTGGCCCGTTCTCTTGAATGTAAAGGTCGGACGGTCCGCCCAATGACCGGCGCCGTCGTCTGGGCCGTCCGGCGATCCGGCGGTCATCGCGGATTCATTGTGTTTGTCTTGTGTCGGTCGGGTGCTGCCATGTCGTATCACATTCGGATCGTGTGCCGAACGGTAGCGGTGTGCGTGACCGCGGTCGCCGCACTGTCGGGGTGCGCGGGGATGTTGGCCGCCTCGTCCGGTCCGCAGCCGGAACGCGTGGCGGCGCAGAAGGAAGAAGGCGCCCGCTATACCCAGACGCTGACGTCGTTCATCGCGCTGGTGTCGAACGCCCAGGCCTCCACGCCCGACAGTCGCGCCAGAATACTCGACGCTTACCAGCGCGTCCTGTATCAGTACTCGGTGGCTGCCGTGAACTGGGTGCGGCTCGTCCATCCGGCGCTGCAGCCGCTGCCGCTGTCCCTGCAGCCGCTTCCCGCGCCGACGGGCACGCCCACGAC
This DNA window, taken from Burkholderia cenocepacia, encodes the following:
- the bcsG gene encoding cellulose biosynthesis protein BcsG, which gives rise to MTFWNLYFILKFALFATGRLQPFWLANLAFAVALVASAPVRSRAWRIVRQIVAVAIAVPLLARELHAPSLARLAEAAREVSTFRLDYWMELLPRLLPPVLALTIVGVLIVYFIVNRWLRVATFVVAVLVVMPLWQAGSGLMARVVAPAQPQANVAGATRVDQPEDHNAALATFRAQESQRQVAFGHLGSDPAAQFDVIVLHICSLSWDDLDAAKVRNHPMLSHFDYLFTNFSTAASYSGPAAIRVLRASCGQEAHADLYKPAPQQCHLFSQLAGAGYTVQSLLNHDGHFDNFLQVIHDNIGVADAPMISNAAAPVAMHAFDGSAIKDDYATLANWYAQRASVPGPVALYYNTISLHDGNRVVGSALTSIDSYPQRATKMMTDFDRLADLIAQSGRRAVIVFVPEHGAALRGDKNQIAGLREIPTPRIVHGPVGVRLVGFAGNHGATTVIEQPTSFLALAQLLSNLVSNSPFKPGATLAQYAADLPRTRMIGENEGTVTMQTAAGYAVKTPDGVWIDEQ